The Anoxybacillus amylolyticus DNA segment TCCACGTTTTTTACCGTCGAAATTTCGTAGCCAAGCCGCACATAGTCCCCTTGCAACAACGAGCGCGGATCGATCGGCACTAACTGTAGCTTCACCAGCTTTCCGTGCGTTAAGAGCTGTTCTTTCGAAAACGCAGTATATCCGATGGCTGCTACTTGTAACGCAATGATTCCGATAAGTAGCCCTTTTTTCCGAAAAATACTTTTTTCTGTAAAAACAAGCGGTTTTCGTTTTTCGAAAAGCGCAGTAACCGTAAGCAATACAATGCCAGCAAGCGAGAACGTAAGCGACTTATGCAACAAATCCCACGCATATTCGTAATATTTCCACACAAAAAATATCCACCAATACCCCCATGCGACGGCACGTTCATATCGATCTTTTTGAAAAAAGAGAAAGCCGAACAGAGCTGTGACAAACAATATATGAAATAATACGTCCCATCGATCGGCGATATCAGTAGTCATTAGTACAAGCGCACCAAAACTAAGTGAAAGGAAAACGATTCGTTCGTGCTTCCTTTTACTAAACGTGTATAATATGCCATTAAAAATCAAAACAACTAGCAGCATGAAGCGAAAATCGTCCGTCCAGTGAGATACAATGATGGCGCCATAAATGGACAGAGCGATGGCCGTCATGATGCGCACCCCTATTGGAGAACGGAAAAACAATCCGGCTAAAACAGCGCTATAGCCGGCTAAAAAGAAAACGGAAACGCCAGAAGCGCTAAACGCTCCAAGCATATAGCCAACGGCTAATAACGTATACCGCACGACTTTGTTTCCTTTGCGCCAAACGAGCGCTGGCACGACAAACCCGCCAATGGCTAACAAAAACAACATATACGGGGAAAAATCGTTCGTCCATAAGGCGATAAGCCCCATCACACTCGAAACGACAAGCGCGGAAGCAACAGCGGTTACGAGCGCTTGAAACAATGCGACGAACACTTTTCCTTTCTCGTCAGAAGCAGAAGTAGCATTAGAAACAGAAGAACGCCTCATCGTCCGCTTTACTAAAAGTGCGCCCATATAAATAATGGCAGCCGCTAGCAACAGCCCGGAAAAAAACACCCATTCTTGAAAATACTGTTCAACGAACCGGAAATATTGCGTGATGAAAAACGCGCCAGCAAAAACGCCTGTAAGTAACACATACGACCGCCGTTTGAGAAAATAAAAGAGAGCAAAAAACAA contains these protein-coding regions:
- a CDS encoding GDYXXLXY domain-containing protein; this translates as MVERVVKTGYLLGISLLVAAIIYFFAANWQGFDRLTKVALSIGMMGLFYGGSAVVAYTVKRHRFLSHWLFVCGAIAFGISVALIGQIYNSHADSFWLFLIWLIPSSFFALLTRYSPLRLLSVLLLQLTFWFYYFPSSYQIERSEWESFVLLLLFAVSNAVIFAISRSTMAYAAYIAMHGWLFVLFVIGITGEKFKFWPYAYALLFFALFYFLKRRSYVLLTGVFAGAFFITQYFRFVEQYFQEWVFFSGLLLAAAIIYMGALLVKRTMRRSSVSNATSASDEKGKVFVALFQALVTAVASALVVSSVMGLIALWTNDFSPYMLFLLAIGGFVVPALVWRKGNKVVRYTLLAVGYMLGAFSASGVSVFFLAGYSAVLAGLFFRSPIGVRIMTAIALSIYGAIIVSHWTDDFRFMLLVVLIFNGILYTFSKRKHERIVFLSLSFGALVLMTTDIADRWDVLFHILFVTALFGFLFFQKDRYERAVAWGYWWIFFVWKYYEYAWDLLHKSLTFSLAGIVLLTVTALFEKRKPLVFTEKSIFRKKGLLIGIIALQVAAIGYTAFSKEQLLTHGKLVKLQLVPIDPRSLLQGDYVRLGYEISTVKNVDERGTIQVILRKDEEGVYRFVDIYSLNGKLYHSDAYQTGDVLMNGKLNGDTVVYGIESYFVPEKTGGDVQRRARFAYVRVSQTGDAILEKVSD